The following are from one region of the Phormidium sp. PBR-2020 genome:
- a CDS encoding DUF1822 family protein codes for MTNHQRDVARIFRQRYVTTTKSYRVYRQVLALYAVNFYAQCMGITTDFNVSSLWNPIEQLLSDVTELPIPGRGGLECGLVEPAIATPVDPAQNTPDLTVYISPEAFEHRLGYIAVGFSETYDYAYLLGFRETVSSPQTPLSHWESLDRLFPALLRSPPPPATIRLRHWLQEQFQAGWETLSDEFIWEENLSENRQPVTAIAFRSSPTQPGIQRAKQLQFSDGQIVALEVGVYPLSDTEIDIRVQLIPAIGSSLPSDLNMMILDDKDDVIMQTQARGTPALRLEFSVEPDEIFKLKLERETVSLVETFSF; via the coding sequence TTGACTAATCATCAACGTGATGTTGCTAGAATATTCCGTCAGCGGTATGTAACAACTACCAAATCCTATCGAGTTTATCGCCAAGTCTTGGCACTCTATGCGGTCAATTTTTATGCTCAATGTATGGGGATTACCACGGATTTTAATGTCAGCTCACTCTGGAATCCGATTGAACAGCTTTTATCGGATGTGACTGAACTGCCAATTCCGGGGCGAGGGGGCTTAGAATGTGGGTTGGTGGAACCGGCGATCGCCACCCCAGTTGATCCCGCTCAGAACACCCCTGATCTCACGGTTTATATCTCCCCAGAAGCCTTCGAGCATCGCCTCGGCTATATTGCGGTGGGGTTTAGTGAAACCTATGATTATGCTTACTTGCTAGGGTTCCGAGAAACCGTCTCCTCACCTCAAACTCCCCTAAGTCACTGGGAGAGTCTCGATCGCCTGTTTCCGGCTCTGTTGCGATCGCCTCCACCTCCCGCCACCATTCGCCTACGTCACTGGCTTCAGGAGCAGTTTCAGGCGGGTTGGGAAACCTTATCTGATGAGTTTATTTGGGAGGAAAACCTCAGCGAAAACCGACAACCTGTGACGGCGATCGCCTTCCGCAGTTCCCCGACTCAACCGGGGATTCAACGGGCCAAACAGCTTCAGTTTAGTGATGGACAAATTGTCGCCCTAGAAGTCGGCGTCTATCCTCTGAGTGACACAGAAATTGATATCCGAGTTCAGCTTATTCCGGCAATTGGTTCGTCTCTTCCATCAGATTTAAATATGATGATTCTGGATGATAAAGATGATGTGATTATGCAAACTCAAGCCAGAGGAACTCCAGCGTTACGATTAGAGTTTAGTGTGGAACCTGATGAAATCTTTAAACTTAAGCTCGAACGAGAAACGGTGAGTTTAGTGGAAACATTTTCGTTTTAA
- a CDS encoding 4-hydroxy-3-methylbut-2-enyl diphosphate reductase — protein sequence MDTKAFKRTLQQSDNYHRRGFGHEVEVEGLLQTEYQSDLIAEIRANQNRLERDQVTIRLAEAFGFCWGVERAVAIAYETRSHFPKERIWITNEIIHNPGVNQRLREMNVGFINVVDGEKDFSGVQKGDVVILPAFGATVQEMQLLDERGCTIVDTTCPWVSKVWNSVEKHKRRNHTSIVHGKYKHEETLATTSFADKYLVVLNLKEAEYVANYILRGGDKAEFMEKFKNAHSEGFDPDRDLDCVGIANQTTMLKSETEQIGKLFEHTMLQKYGPTEFNQHFMSFNTICDATQERQDAMLELVEEELDLIVVIGGFNSSNTTHLQEIAIEREIPSYHIDCADRIGPGNRIEHKPLEQDELEVTDNWLPDGHLVVGITSGASTPDKSVEETIQKILNLKARVTVTQ from the coding sequence ATGGATACTAAAGCCTTTAAACGTACTCTCCAACAATCTGATAACTATCACCGCCGTGGATTTGGACATGAGGTTGAGGTTGAAGGATTACTGCAAACGGAATATCAAAGCGATCTGATTGCTGAGATTCGTGCTAATCAGAACCGCCTCGAACGAGATCAGGTGACCATTCGTCTAGCGGAGGCCTTTGGATTCTGTTGGGGGGTTGAGCGGGCCGTGGCGATCGCCTATGAAACCCGCAGTCACTTCCCCAAGGAGCGGATCTGGATCACCAATGAAATTATCCACAATCCCGGCGTTAACCAACGGCTGCGAGAGATGAATGTGGGATTCATCAATGTGGTTGACGGTGAAAAAGACTTTTCCGGGGTCCAAAAAGGGGATGTGGTCATCCTGCCGGCCTTTGGGGCCACGGTGCAAGAAATGCAACTTCTCGATGAACGGGGCTGTACCATTGTCGATACCACCTGTCCCTGGGTCTCCAAGGTCTGGAACAGTGTGGAAAAACACAAGCGACGCAACCACACCTCCATTGTTCATGGCAAATACAAACATGAGGAAACCCTAGCCACCACCTCATTTGCTGATAAATACCTGGTGGTTCTCAACCTCAAGGAAGCGGAATATGTGGCGAACTATATTCTGCGGGGAGGGGATAAAGCCGAGTTCATGGAAAAATTCAAAAACGCCCATTCAGAAGGCTTTGACCCCGATCGCGACCTCGACTGTGTGGGGATTGCCAATCAAACCACGATGCTGAAAAGCGAAACGGAGCAGATTGGCAAACTGTTTGAGCACACCATGTTACAAAAATATGGGCCAACTGAGTTCAATCAGCATTTCATGTCCTTCAACACCATCTGCGACGCCACCCAGGAGCGTCAAGATGCCATGTTGGAGCTAGTCGAGGAAGAGCTTGATTTAATTGTAGTGATTGGCGGCTTTAACTCCTCCAATACCACCCACTTACAAGAGATTGCCATCGAGCGCGAGATTCCCTCCTATCATATCGATTGCGCCGATCGCATCGGTCCAGGAAATCGCATTGAACACAAACCCTTAGAACAGGATGAGCTAGAGGTGACGGACAACTGGCTCCCCGACGGCCATTTGGTGGTGGGGATTACCTCAGGAGCCTCAACCCCGGACAAGTCGGTGGAAGAGACAATTCAAAAAATCCTTAATCTCAAGGCCCGAGTCACCGTAACTCAGTAG